A window of the Deltaproteobacteria bacterium genome harbors these coding sequences:
- a CDS encoding alanine--glyoxylate aminotransferase family protein translates to MTTVPGAFAPPPRILLGPGPSDVHPRVLAAMAAPLVGHLDPVFVAMMEEVKALLRFVFATRNPLTIPISGTGSAGMEACVVNLVEPGDEVVVGVNGVFGTRLAEVAARAGAVVVRVETAWGRVVRAEQVEAALRSCRRPKVVALIHAETSTGAWQPLEDAVRLAHDHGALFLADCVTSLGGVPVEIDGWGIDAAYSGTQKCLSCPPGLAPLTFGARAVEALQRRKTPVQSWYLDLTLLQRYWGEERVYHHTAPISMNYALREALRLVAEEGLAARFTRHRLNHEALAAGLGSLGLAFAAEEGHCLPMLNAVTVPEGVDEARVRRRLLEAHGIEVGGGLGPMKGRVWRIGLMGESSRRAHVLLLLSALEDALRAEGRSVAPGAAVGAAQAAYAA, encoded by the coding sequence GACGACGGTCCCCGGCGCCTTCGCGCCGCCCCCGCGCATCCTCCTCGGCCCCGGTCCCTCCGATGTCCATCCGCGCGTGCTGGCCGCGATGGCGGCGCCGCTCGTCGGACACCTCGACCCGGTGTTCGTCGCCATGATGGAGGAGGTGAAGGCGCTGCTGCGCTTCGTGTTCGCCACCCGGAACCCGCTCACCATCCCCATCTCGGGCACCGGGAGCGCCGGCATGGAAGCGTGCGTCGTGAACCTGGTCGAGCCCGGCGACGAGGTGGTGGTGGGTGTCAACGGCGTCTTCGGCACGCGCCTCGCCGAGGTCGCGGCGCGGGCCGGCGCCGTGGTGGTGCGCGTCGAGACGGCGTGGGGCCGGGTGGTACGTGCCGAGCAGGTGGAAGCGGCCCTCAGGAGCTGCCGGCGGCCGAAGGTGGTGGCGCTCATCCATGCCGAGACGTCGACCGGCGCCTGGCAGCCGCTCGAGGACGCGGTGAGGCTGGCGCACGACCACGGCGCGCTCTTCCTCGCCGACTGCGTGACCTCGCTCGGCGGCGTGCCCGTGGAGATCGACGGCTGGGGCATCGACGCGGCCTACAGCGGCACGCAGAAGTGCCTGTCGTGCCCGCCGGGCCTCGCGCCGCTGACGTTCGGCGCGCGCGCCGTCGAGGCGCTCCAGCGGCGGAAGACCCCGGTCCAGAGCTGGTACCTCGATCTGACCCTCCTCCAGCGCTACTGGGGGGAAGAGCGCGTCTACCATCACACCGCGCCGATCTCCATGAACTACGCGCTGCGCGAGGCGCTGCGGCTGGTCGCCGAAGAGGGCCTCGCGGCCCGCTTCACCCGCCACCGGCTGAACCACGAGGCGCTCGCCGCCGGCCTCGGGAGCCTCGGCCTGGCCTTCGCGGCCGAGGAGGGCCACTGCCTGCCGATGCTGAACGCCGTCACGGTGCCGGAGGGCGTCGACGAGGCGCGCGTGCGCCGCCGGCTCCTCGAGGCGCACGGCATCGAGGTGGGTGGCGGGCTCGGGCCGATGAAGGGACGCGTGTGGCGGATCGGCCTCATGGGCGAGTCGAGCCGGCGCGCGCACGTCCTGCTCCTGCTTTCCGCGCTCGAGGATGCATTGCGCGCGGAGGGCCGTTCCGTCGCCCCCGGGGCGGCGGTCGGCGCCGCGCAGGCCGCCTACGCCGCGTGA